In one window of uncultured Acetobacteroides sp. DNA:
- a CDS encoding transposase: MTTGYQIKEQDALYYLTLQVVDWVDVFTRQCYRDIVVDSLNYCQLNKNLQVFAFVIMSNHVHLNANSGTSELSATLRDFKKFTSKAILQQVTEGIESRREWMLNRFEFAASRHGRNDHYQL, from the coding sequence ATGACAACAGGCTACCAAATAAAGGAACAAGATGCGCTTTACTACCTAACGCTACAGGTGGTAGACTGGGTAGATGTGTTTACTCGCCAATGCTACCGCGATATTGTGGTAGATAGCCTGAACTATTGCCAGCTAAACAAGAACCTGCAAGTATTTGCCTTCGTTATCATGTCGAACCACGTGCATTTAAATGCTAACAGCGGTACAAGCGAGTTAAGCGCAACGCTTCGCGATTTTAAGAAGTTTACGAGCAAGGCTATCCTACAGCAAGTAACCGAAGGTATAGAAAGCCGTCGCGAATGGATGCTCAACCGCTTCGAGTTTGCCGCCAGCCGTCACGGTAGAAATGATCATTATCAGCTATGA